A stretch of the Microtus ochrogaster isolate Prairie Vole_2 linkage group LG2, MicOch1.0, whole genome shotgun sequence genome encodes the following:
- the Adgrf4 gene encoding adhesion G protein-coupled receptor F4, protein MKAQVTIVCSLLFFLTTECSLYKPKIHRKDKDDFQTPLWKHKFSRTQDKCSGNCSSTSNCSQNCDPYFRGEIVFTCSQGKWQKTTETCTSLSVDALFQGANPAASLSMASSSLFPMNLVDHKAQHHIGDVFQGIHKYCPEDYICIVDPVKSSKVTSGNIAFVVELLKNISTGLQTLDGQHGNVTHEKMKNYGKMANHILNKTAISNWAFIPNKNASSDLLESVNSFAKKLQIHGESESIVNELFIQTKGAHIYRNNSENSFNLSMPVSDDTEDALVLIEIPRQALRELPSNVSQAIGIAFPTLGAILKEAHGPNVNLPKPVNGLILSLVLPENLKEIILTFDKINKSQSASSRCVGWHSEKRQWDESPCKTVSDTRGAVNCHCKCNRTVMSFSILMSSKPVRDKVLNYITFVGLSVSIFSLALCLVIEAVVWSRVVVTEISYMRHVCIVNIAVSLLTANVWFIIGSNAYVRADRKWCVAVTFFSHFFFLSLFFWMLFKALLIVYGILVVFRRIMKSRMMAIGFLVGYGCPLVIAVITVTVTEPEEGYIRDDACWLNWNKTKALFAFAIPALAIVAVNLLVVLAVAINTQRPLMGSSKSQDMAIVFRISKNVAILTPLLGLTWGFGLATLLEGTHLVFHIIFALLNAFQGFFILVFGTIMDYKIRDALRMRGSREQQRRHR, encoded by the exons ATGAAGGCCCAGGTGACCATCGTCTGCTCTTTACTGTTTTTTCTGACCACGGAATGTTCTCTCTATAAACCCAAGATTCACAGAAAA gataaaGATGACTTTCAAACACCTCTATGGAAGCATAAGTTTAGTCGGACACAAG ATAAATGCAGTGGAAATTGCAGCTCGACTTCCAACTGTAGCCAGAACTGTGATCCCTATTTCCGCGGAGAAATAGTATTCACATGTAGTCAAGGCAAATGGCAGAAAACAACGGAAACATGCACAAGCCTCTCTGTGGACGCCCTGTTTCAG GGCGCAAATCCTGCAGCTAGCCTTTCCATGGCATCgtcttcccttttccccatgAACTTAGTAGACCACAAGGCACAGCACCATATTGGGGATGTCTTTCAAGGAATCCACAAGTACTGCCCCGAGGACTACATCTGTATAGTAGACCCTGTGAAGTCCTCCAAAGTTACGTCTGGAAATATCGCATTCGTAGTAGAGTTATTAAAAAACATCTCCACAGGCTTGCAGACTTTGGACGGACAACACGGGAATGTGACTCACGAGAAAATGAAG AACTATGGAAAAATGGCCAACCATATCCTTAACAAGACTGCCATTTCAAATTGGGCTTTCATTCCCAATAAAAATGCCAGCTCAGATTTGTTGGAGTCAGTGAACTCCTTCGCCAAGAAACTCCAAATCCACGGTGAATCTGAGAGCATTGTCAATGAACTCTTCATTCAGACGAAAGGTGCCCACATCTATCGCAACAACTCTGAGAACAGTTTCAACCTCTCCATGCCGGTGTCCGATGACACAGAAGATGCCCTAGTACTGATAGAAATTCCCAGGCAAGCACTACGTGAGCTGCCGTCCAACGTCTCCCAAGCCATCGGCATAGCTTTTCCAACGTTGGGGGCCATTCTGAAAGAAGCCCATGGGCCAAATGTCAATCTCCCAAAGCCCGTAAATGGTCTGATCTTGTCACTGGTTTTGccagaaaatctgaaagaaatcaTACTCACCTTTGATAAGATCAATAAATCCCAGAGCGCCAGCAGCCGGTGTGTCGGCTGGCATTCTGAGAAAAGGCAGTGGGACGAGAGCCCATGTAAAACGGTGTCAGATACCAGAGGCGCCGTGAACTGCCATTGTAAATGCAACAGAACAGTGATGTCTTTCTCCATTCTCATGTCATCCAAGCCTGTAAGGGACAAGGTTCTGAACTATATCACTTTCGTTGGGCTCAGCGTCTCCATCTTTAGCTTGGCGCTCTGCCTGGTCATCGAAGCTGTGGTTTGGTCCCGGGTGGTTGTGACTGAGATATCCTACATGCGCCACGTGTGCATCGTGAACATTGCAGTGTCCCTCCTGACTGCGAACGTGTGGTTCATCATTGGCTCCAATGCATATGTTCGGGCGGATCGCAAGTGGTGTGTGGCTGTCACATTTTTCagtcacttcttcttcctctccctgttctTCTGGATGCTCTTCAAAGCGCTGCTCATAGTCTACGGAATCCTGGTTGTTTTCCGCCGGATAATGAAGTCTCGTATGATGGCCATAGGCTTTCTCGTTGGCTATGGGTGTCCTCTGGTGATTGCTGTCATTACGGTTACCGTCACTGAGCCTGAGGAAGGTTACATCAGAGACGATGCCTGTTGGCTTAATTGGAACAAAACCAAAGCCCTTTTTGCGTTTGCCATCCCAGCCTTGGCCATTGTTGCTGTGAATCTCCTTGTGGTTCTGGCAGTTGCTATTAATACTCAGAGGCCTTTGATGGGCAGTTCAAAATCTCAGGATATGGCCATAGTTTTCAGGATCAGCAAAAATGTTGCCATCCTCACCCCGCTGCTGGGACTGACCTGGGGTTTTGGTCTAGCAACCTTGCTAGAAGGCACACACCTGGTATTTCACATAATCTTTGCGTTGCTCAATGCTTTCCAG GGCTTTTTCATCCTGGTGTTCGGCACGATTATGGATTACAAG ATAAGGGATGCTCTGAGGATGAGGGGAAGTCGAGAGCAGCAGAG AAGGCATCGTTAA